From the genome of Hymenobacter cellulosilyticus, one region includes:
- a CDS encoding efflux RND transporter periplasmic adaptor subunit, which translates to MKRMYMLMLMSWSVLCLSTSCSKHEEEKEESVKFLVTSPLQKDTTITKEYVSQIHSIQHIEVRALEKGYLQKIFVDEGQQIEKGQLMFQIMPLLYQAELKKAEAEAKFVNIEYQNTKKLADGNIVSPNELALSQAKLEKAKAEVSLAQTHLGFTTIRAPFSGIMDHFQARLGSLVDEGDLLTTLSDNSKMWVYYNVPEAEYLAYKSHVQADAKPQVKLKMANNEEFEYPGIVQTIEADFNNETGNIAFRATFPNPKGLLRNGETGSVLMTVPLKNALIVPQKATFEVLEKKFMYVVDSKNVVHQREVTVGAEMPDLYIITSGLKAGDKIMLEGIRKVKDGDKIRFEYQEPKSVIAHLKVYSE; encoded by the coding sequence TCAAGTTCCTGGTCACCAGTCCGCTGCAAAAGGATACGACCATCACCAAGGAGTACGTCTCGCAGATTCACTCCATCCAGCACATCGAGGTGCGGGCCCTGGAAAAAGGCTATCTGCAGAAGATTTTCGTGGATGAAGGCCAGCAGATTGAGAAGGGGCAACTGATGTTTCAGATCATGCCGTTGCTCTACCAGGCCGAGCTGAAAAAAGCCGAGGCCGAGGCCAAGTTTGTAAACATCGAGTACCAGAACACTAAGAAGCTGGCCGATGGCAACATTGTGTCGCCCAACGAGTTGGCCCTGTCGCAGGCCAAGCTCGAAAAAGCCAAAGCGGAGGTGTCACTGGCGCAGACGCACCTGGGATTTACCACCATCCGGGCCCCGTTCAGCGGCATCATGGACCACTTCCAGGCCCGACTAGGCTCCCTCGTCGACGAAGGCGACCTGCTCACCACGCTGTCGGACAACAGCAAGATGTGGGTGTACTACAACGTGCCGGAAGCCGAATACCTGGCCTATAAAAGCCACGTGCAGGCCGACGCTAAGCCCCAGGTGAAGCTGAAGATGGCCAACAACGAGGAGTTCGAGTATCCCGGCATTGTGCAAACCATCGAGGCTGACTTCAACAACGAAACCGGCAACATTGCCTTCCGGGCCACTTTCCCCAACCCCAAGGGCCTGCTGCGCAACGGCGAAACCGGCTCGGTGCTGATGACGGTGCCGCTAAAAAACGCCCTGATTGTGCCCCAGAAAGCCACTTTCGAGGTGCTGGAAAAGAAATTCATGTACGTCGTCGACAGCAAGAACGTGGTGCACCAGCGGGAAGTAACCGTGGGCGCCGAAATGCCCGACCTCTACATCATCACCAGCGGCCTGAAGGCGGGCGACAAAATCATGCTCGAAGGCATCCGCAAAGTGAAAGACGGCGACAAAATCCGCTTCGAATACCAGGAGCCGAAGTCGGTCATTGCTCACCTGAAAGTGTACTCCGAGTAG